A portion of the Canis lupus baileyi chromosome 6, mCanLup2.hap1, whole genome shotgun sequence genome contains these proteins:
- the POGK gene encoding pogo transposable element with KRAB domain, whose protein sequence is MESTAYTLNLTLKEEEEEEEIQSRELEDGPTDMQKVRICSEGGWVPALFDEVAIYFSDEEWEVLTEQQKALYREVMRMNYETVLSLEFPFPKPDMITRLEGDEESQNSDEWQLHGGTFAENEESDVKPPDWAGQMHATPQFAQPQHLDGFGLRLPRDLTDLPEWSEGYPFYMAMGFPGYDLSADEIAGKLQFSRGMRRSYDAGFKLMVVEYAESTNNCQAAKQFGVLEKNVRDWRKVKPQLQNAHAMRRAFRGPKNGRFALVDQRVAEYVRYMQAKGDPITREAMQLKALEIAQEMNIPEKGFKASLGWCRRMMRRYDLSLRHKVPVPQQLPEDLTEKLVTYQRSVLALRRAHDYQVAQMGNADETPICLEVPSRVTVDNQGEKPVLVKTPGREKLKITAMLGVLADGRKLPPYIILRGTYIPPGKFPSGMEIRCHRYGWMTEDLMQDWLEVVWRRRTGAAPKQRGMLILNGFRGHATDSVKSSMESMNTDMVIIPGGLTSQLQVLDVVVYKPLNDSVRAQYSNWLLAGNLALSPTGNAKKPPLGLFLEWVMVAWNSISSESIVQGFKKCHISSNLEDEDDVLWEIESELPGGGEAPKECDTESAPEGN, encoded by the exons ATGGAGTCCACAGCCTACACTCTCAACCTGAccctaaaagaagaagaagaggaagaagagattcAGAGCCGGGAGCTGGAGGATGGCCCCACAGATATGCAGAAAGTCCGGATCTGCTCAGAGGGTGGATGG GTGCCCGCCCTATTCGATGAGGTGGCCATATATTTTTCCGACGAGGAGTGGGAAGTTTTGACGGAGCAACAAAAGGCCCTCTACCGGGAAGTCATGAGGATGAATTATGAAACTGTCCTGTCCCTGG AATTCCCATTCCCTAAGCCAGACATGATCACTCGATTGGAAGGGGACGAGGAGTCTCAGAATTCTGATGAATGGCAGCTCCATGGAGGAACCTTTGCAG AAAATGAGGAGTCTGATGTCAAGCCCCCAGACTGGGCCGGCCAGATGCATGCCACCCCACAGTTTGCTCAGCCCCAGCACCTAGACGGGTTTGGCCTCCGCCTGCCTCGAGACCTCACGGATCTGCCCGAGTGGAGTGAGGGGTACCCCTTCTACATGGCCATGGGCTTCCCAGGGTATGACCTCTCGGCGGACGAGATTGCCGGGAAGCTCCAGTTCAGCAGGGGCATGCGGCGCAGTTACGACGCGGGATTCAAGTTAATGGTGGTGGAGTATGCCGAGAGCACCAACAACTGCCAGGCGGCCAAGCAGTTTGGAGTGCTGGAAAAGAATGTGCGAGACTGGCGCAAAGTGAAGCCGCAGCTCCAGAACGCCCATGCCATGCGGCGGGCCTTCCGCGGTCCCAAAAACGGTCGCTTCGCCCTGGTGGACCAGCGTGTGGCCGAGTATGTCAGGTACATGCAGGCCAAAGGGGACCCAATCACCAGGGAAGCGATGCAGCTGAAAGCTCTCGAGATCGCCCAAGAAATGAACATTCCGGAGAAGGGGTTCAAGGCTAGCTTGGGCTGGTGTCGAAGAATGATGCGAAGGTATGACTTGTCCCTGAGGCATAAAGTGCCTGTGCCCCAGCAGCTGCCCGAAGACCTGACCGAGAAGCTTGTCACATACCAGCGGAGTGTCCTGGCGCTGCGCAGGGCGCACGACTACCAGGTGGCTCAGATGGGCAATGCCGACGAGACGCCCATTTGTCTAGAGGTGCCGTCGCGGGTGACTGTGGACAACCAGGGCGAAAAGCCTGTCTTGGTCAAGACGCCTGGCAGGGAGAAACTAAAAATCACAGCGATGCTCGGTGTCTTGGCAGATGGGAGGAAGCTGCCTCCGTACATCATTTTGAGGGGCACGTACATCCCCCCCGGGAAGTTCCCCAGTGGGATGGAAATCCGCTGCCACCGGTACGGGTGGATGACAGAGGACTTGATGCAGGACTGGTTGGAGGTAGTGTGGCGGCGGAGGACGGGTGCAGCACCCAAACAGCGTGGGATGCTGATCCTGAACGGCTTCCGTGGCCACGCCACTGATTCTGTGAAGAGCTCCATGGAGAGCATGAACACCGACATGGTTATCATCCCTGGGGGCCTGACCTCGCAGCTGCAGGTGTTGGATGTAGTGGTCTACAAGCCGCTAAATGACAGCGTCCGGGCCCAGTACTCCAACTGGCTTCTGGCAGGGAACCTGGCACTGAGCCCCACTGGCAATGCCAAGAAGCCGCCCCTGGGGCTCTTCCTCGAGTGGGTCATGGTGGCGTGGAATAGCATCTCCAGTGAATCCATCGTCCAGGGGTTCAAGAAGTGCCACATCTCCAGCAATTTGGAAGATGAAGATGACGTCCTGTGGGAGATTGAGAGTGAGCTtccaggaggaggggaggcgCCCAAAGAATGCGATACGGAGAGTGCGCCGGAGGGCAACTGA